One Cervus canadensis isolate Bull #8, Minnesota chromosome 13, ASM1932006v1, whole genome shotgun sequence DNA segment encodes these proteins:
- the LOC122452390 gene encoding transmembrane epididymal protein 1-like, with protein sequence MGGFEGHLFPGLSIFFYGLYHARLISKALICNCPVQYPPRCPWSQGRWARLQQIHYVGLVKILSSFILVAQELHNIQGQFVLISKIYHQRDFLYHKQWQHLTLYATFFLSGCVDVVSQNVLPQRAPALEQGAQALSMFLILTLMVSHLEDSEGVELQSHILFIQVLFLLLLVGIAELWAPNSLRFWVMKALLYMIAGSWLIQIGFMLFKPISGYKWMDDDKNDILFVTTFFCWHVASLAMLMIWIYGFSFWWHHYVC encoded by the coding sequence ATGGGAGGCTTCGAGGGTCATCTGTTCCCAGGACTGTCTATCTTCTTCTATGGACTTTATCATGCACGGCTCATCTCCAAGGCCTTGATATGCAACTGCCCTGTCCAGTACCCGCCACGTTGTCCCTGGAGCCAAGGAAGATGGGCAAGGCTGCAGCAAATACACTATGTGGGGCTGGTGAAGATATTGAGCAGCTTTATTTTAGTGGCCCAAGAACTACATAACATTCAAGGGCAGTTTGTACTTATCAGCAAGATATATCATCAGAGAGACTTTTTGTACCACAAACAGTGGCAGCATCTTACTCTGTACGCAACCTTCTTCCTGAGCGGATGTGTAGACGTGGTGAGCCAGAACGTGTTGCCCCAAAGGGCTCCTGCCCTGGAGCAAGGCGCCCAAGCGCTGAGCATGTTTCTGATTCTGACCCTGATGGTGTCTCACTTGGAGGACTCAGAAGGAGTGGAGCTACAGAGTCACATCCTGTTCATCCAGGTCTTGTTCCTATTGCTGCTGGTGGGGATCGCAGAGCTGTGGGCTCCCAACTCACTGCGGTTCTGGGTGATGAAGGCTCTTTTGTATATGATTGCAGGCTCTTGGCTGATTCAGATAGGCTTTATGCTGTTCAAACCAATCTCTGGCTACAAATGGATGGATGATGACAAAAATGATATTCTATTTGTTACCACCTTCTTCTGCTGGCATGTGGCTTCCCTTGCCATGCTGATGATCTGGATCTATGGCTTTTCCTTTTGGTGGCATCATTACGTTTGCTGA